From one Rhodamnia argentea isolate NSW1041297 chromosome 1, ASM2092103v1, whole genome shotgun sequence genomic stretch:
- the LOC115755344 gene encoding histone-lysine N-methyltransferase family member SUVH9, producing the protein MGSLVPFQDLNLLPDPPMTATITPKIEPKLEPTNEPSQTPVSNHPQRPQPLPTPELPNSTPEFFLNSPHTPQTPSPDGGDQLFSEFHRVSELFRNAFARRYGRGGGDVSVLDPETLAIVPVKNEEAQLSPFVASPSSGSRRLQLQPRSSELVRVANLSDEEKRYFREEVRQARLIYDSLRVFYMTHEEGLDGRMRRGDLAAASMMRGRGLWVNRDKRIVGPLPGIEIGDVFFYRMELCVVGLHGQPQAGIDYLTASQSSNGEPIATSVIVSGGYEDDEDAGDVIIYTGHGGQDKLNRQRNHQKLEGGNLAMERSMHYGIEVRVIRGIRYGGGATPKIYVYDGLYRILECWFDVGKSGFGVYKYKLMRIQGQPEMGSAIMRFAQTLRTRPLTVRPRGYLSLDISERKECMPVFLFNDIDSDSTPLYYDYLARTAFPPYLMLQNANGGGCECVLSCGSNCFCASRNGGEFAYDHNGILIRGKPIIFECGPFCKCPPTCRNRVTQKGLSSKLEIFRSKETNWGVRTLDLIQAGAFICEYAGVALTRDQAQIFSMSGDPLVYPSRFTAKWTKWGDLSKVFPDCVRPAYPSIPPLDFAMDVSKMRNVACYISHSSISNVMVQYVLYEHSNVSFPHIMLFAMENIPPLRELSLDYGAADEWTGKPPLLCN; encoded by the coding sequence ACTCCCAAGATCGAGCCGAAGCTCGAACCTACCAACGAACCCTCGCAAACCCCCGTCTCTAACCATCCCCAACGGCCCCAACCGCTGCCAACCCCGGAACTTCCCAATTCGACCCCTGAATTCTTCCTCAATTCCCCACACACCCCGCAGACCCCCTCCCCGGACGGTGGCGACCAGCTCTTCTCCGAGTTCCATCGCGTCTCCGAGCTCTTCCGCAACGCATTCGCCAGGAGGTATggccgcggcggcggcgatgtCAGCGTGTTGGATCCCGAGACGCTGGCCATTGTCCCGGTGAAGAATGAGGAGGCTCAGCTCTCTCCCTTCGTGGCTTCGCCGAGCAGCGGCAGCCGGCGCCTTCAGCTGCAGCCGCGGTCATCCGAGCTTGTGAGGGTCGCCAATCTCAGCGACGAGGAGAAGAGGTACTTTCGTGAGGAGGTGCGTCAAGCCCGCCTGATTTACGATAGTCTGCGTGTTTTTTATATGACACATGAGGAGGGTCTTGATGGTAGGATGAGGAGGGGTGACTTGGCGGCTGCTTCCATGATGAGAGGTCGTGGGTTGTGGGTGAATCGTGATAAGAGAATCGTGGGACCTTTACCCGGCATAGAGATAGGCGATGTCTTCTTTTATAGGATGGAGTTGTGTGTTGTTGGTCTGCATGGTCAGCCACAAGCCGGCATTGATTACTTAACTGCTAGCCAGAGCTCGAATGGCGAGCCGATTGCAACCAGTGTGATTGTGTCTGGAGGGTATGAGGATGATGAGGATGCAGGGGATGTGATTATATATACTGGTCATGGTGGGCAGGATAAGCTCAATAGGCAGCGTAACCACCAGAAGTTGGAAGGCGGTAATTTGGCTATGGAAAGGAGCATGCACTATGGAATTGAAGTTCGGGTCATAAGGGGGATAAGATACGGGGGTGGTGCGACACCGAAGATATATGTGTATGATGGGTTGTATAGAATTCTTGAGTGTTGGTTTGATGTTGGGAAGTCTGGTTTTGGGGTATACAAGTATAAGTTGATGAGAATTCAAGGGCAACCAGAAATGGGTAGTGCTATCATGAGGTTTGCTCAGACCCTTCGGACAAGGCCGTTGACAGTTAGGCCCAGGGGGTATCTCAGTCTTGACATTTCGGAGAGGAAGGAATGCATGCCTGTTTTTCTGTTTAATGACATTGATTCTGATAGCACTCCCCTGTATTATGATTACTTAGCCAGGACTGCGTTTCCTCCGTACTTGATGCTTCAAAATGCTAATGGCGGCGGGTGTGAATGTGTTCTGAGTTGTGGAAGTAATTGTTTCTGTGCTTCGAGAAATGGGGGTGAGTTTGCCTATGATCACAATGGGATACTTATCAGGGGAAAGCCGATAATTTTTGAATGTGGGCCATTTTGTAAGTGTCCTCCGACTTGCCGTAATCGTGTGACACAGAAAGGTTTAAGTAGTAAGTTGGAGATATTTAGATCGAAGGAAACCAATTGGGGTGTTAGGACCTTAGATTTGATACAAGCTGGTGCTTTTATCTGTGAATATGCAGGCGTTGCACTCACGAGAGACCAAGCCCAGATTTTCAGCATGAGTGGCGATCCATTGGTCTACCCAAGCAGGTTTACTGCTAAATGGACCAAATGGGGAGATTTATCCAAAGTGTTTCCGGATTGTGTACGCCCTGCTTATCCATCAATTCCTCCTTTGGATTTTGCTATGGATGTCTCAAAAATGAGGAACGTGGCTTGTTATATTAGCCACAGTTCAATTTCTAATGTAATGGTGCAGTATGTATTGTATGAGCACAGCAATGTTTCATTTCCTCACATAATGTTGTTTGCAATGGAGAATATTCCCCCTTTGAGAGAGCTCAGCCTTGACTATGGTGCTGCGGATGAATGGACTGGGAAGCCTCCTCTTCTTTGTAACTGA
- the LOC115755347 gene encoding uncharacterized protein LOC115755347 — translation MEMQQSWRMRFSFRNATLFVCFLNVVAALFLLQGFFSSSSASSRSARSNSAMLRYIQECEEIRLSMQPLELIKRVKEIQQETYAEPETVQPKQTAALDLSKRLKDFRSLNDAASVKALEEWRKRKMERARQRELERNGTGAFQA, via the exons ATGGAGATGCAGCAATCGTGGAGGATGAGATTCTCCTTCAGGAACGCGACCCTGTTCGTCTGCTTCCTCAACGTCGTCGCTGCTCTCTTCTTGCTTCAGGGCTTCTTCAGCTCTTCCTCTGCTTCCTCGCGATCGGCTCGATCTAATTCTg CCATGCTCCGGTATATACAGGAATGCGAAGAAATTCGTCTTTCTATGCAGCCGCTGGaattgataaaaaga GTGAAAGAAATTCAGCAAGAAACTTATGCTGAACCTGAAACAGTCCAGCCAAAGCAGACTGCTGCTCTTGATCTTTCCAAACGGTTAAAGGATTTCCGTTCACTTAATGATGCTGCTAGCGTGAAAG CTCTGGAGGAATGGCGTAAGAGGAAGATGGAGAGAGCAAGACAGCGAGAATTGGAAAGGAATGGAACTGGTGCCTTCCAAGCTTGA